The sequence GTCATATGCAGGGGAACATTAAGCTCTAAACCTTTTCTGACGATATCTTCTTTTCCAAGATGGAGAAAAGGGGTCATTAAAGTTGGGGGAGAGGAGACTACAGCTTGTTTTGTGGCTAAATTTAGAACATTTTGAAATGCTACCATGTAAGCTGGCCGGCAGTCTGGATAAGGATGGAGATCATTGGCATTCGAAGCAATATAGATTTCTTGAGCATCTAGTGATTCCGCAATAGCAGCGGAATAGGCGAGGAAAAGCGTATTTCTAGCAGGAACATAGGTGTTTGGAATTGAATGTGCGATTTCATTGACAGTCCGATTGGTTGGTGCTTTTATCGAACCATGGATGAGAGAGGTATTGCTAAAGATCGAAGGATCAATAACAATTTCTTGCTGAGTAATATTATAAAAAAGCGCAATTTTTCTGGCTGCTTCAAGTTCTAAGCTATGCTTTTGCCCATAATGAAAAGTGAGTGCGTGGCAGTCCCTTCCCAAGGAAATCGCCTGGGCGAGCATGACTGTTGAATCTAATCCGCCACTTAATAATACAACCGCTTTCGACATCATACCCCCTTAGTTTCAGGAGACCAAATATACTTATGGCATTGAAGATTTAATCGACAAGGCAACTTATCCTGCAAAATCCAATGTATCAACTCTTTAGGCTCCAGTTTGCCAAATACCGGCGAGACCAGCACTTCTTTGGAGCGATCAAACAAATGGTACTCTCTGCAAATAGAAATAGTATAATCAAAATCCTTTTTGTCTTGGACAACAAACTTGACTTCATCATGTTCTCTAAGATTTCTTAGGTTAGGGAAATAGTTTTTTTCTTCCATTTGGCTGCCAGGGCACTTTACATCGAGAATAATTCGCACTCTTTCATCTACTTTATCTATTGGCAAAGATCCGCCTGTTTCTAAAGAAACAGTGTAGTTAAGCTCACATAATTTTTGCATTAGAGTCAAAACATTTGGCTGCAATAAAGGTTCTCCCCCTGTGACACAAACGTAACGACAACCAAATTCTTTAACCTTATCTAAAATGTATTCAACGGATTGAGAAGTACCTCTTCCAAAAGAATAAGAGGTGTCGCACCATGCGCAGCGTAGATTGCAACGAGCTAGTCTTACAAAAGTTGTCATTTGACCTGTTAAGCTTGTTTCTCCTTGAACGCTTGCAAAAATTTCAATTAAATTGAGAAAAGTATTCATAGCGCAAAATAATAACAAAAAAAGTTATAATTAACTAACTTTTTTTGTTCTTATACATCTGGATGCAGATTTAACGTGAAATCATTCCTTTAGACTTCATCCCTATTGATCCCATCTTTTAAGTGCGCTAAGGGGTAAAATCGGCTAAGATCACCAAGATATTTTATAAATTGAATAGATGAACCAAAAAGTGCTAAATAATTAATTTTTTAAGGGATAACAATACTAATAATCATTATATATCT is a genomic window of Chlamydiales bacterium STE3 containing:
- a CDS encoding 7-carboxy-7-deazaguanine synthase (Product derived from UniProtKB/Swiss-Prot:Q8KFK8;Gene name derived from UniProtKB/Swiss-Prot:Q8KFK8;EC number derived from UniProtKB/Swiss-Prot:Q8KFK8), with the protein product MLLFCAMNTFLNLIEIFASVQGETSLTGQMTTFVRLARCNLRCAWCDTSYSFGRGTSQSVEYILDKVKEFGCRYVCVTGGEPLLQPNVLTLMQKLCELNYTVSLETGGSLPIDKVDERVRIILDVKCPGSQMEEKNYFPNLRNLREHDEVKFVVQDKKDFDYTISICREYHLFDRSKEVLVSPVFGKLEPKELIHWILQDKLPCRLNLQCHKYIWSPETKGV
- a CDS encoding 7-cyano-7-deazaguanine synthase (Product derived from UniProtKB/Swiss-Prot:Q055M9;Gene name derived from UniProtKB/Swiss-Prot:Q055M9;EC number derived from UniProtKB/Swiss-Prot:Q055M9), with the protein product MMSKAVVLLSGGLDSTVMLAQAISLGRDCHALTFHYGQKHSLELEAARKIALFYNITQQEIVIDPSIFSNTSLIHGSIKAPTNRTVNEIAHSIPNTYVPARNTLFLAYSAAIAESLDAQEIYIASNANDLHPYPDCRPAYMVAFQNVLNLATKQAVVSSPPTLMTPFLHLGKEDIVRKGLELNVPLHMTWSCYQPTTSKDPCLQCDACVLRRDAFKKTHAQSY